The Bos indicus x Bos taurus breed Angus x Brahman F1 hybrid chromosome 15, Bos_hybrid_MaternalHap_v2.0, whole genome shotgun sequence genome includes a window with the following:
- the NLRX1 gene encoding NLR family member X1: MRWGCHLPRASWSPGLRRVLQPADERIPFLIHWSWPLKGERPLGSPRAFIRHNGSSVGNGPSSGRHGQLFRGIAASEALQRHRHNLAEWFSRLPREERQFGPTFALDTVHVDPVIRESTPDELLRPLAELALEHQPPSAGLPPLALSQLFDPDACGRRVQTVVLYGTVGTGKSTLVRKMVLDWCYGRLPAFELLIPFSCEDLSSLGPAPASLCQLVAQRYTPLKEILPLMAAAGSRLLFVLHGLEHLNLNFSLASTGLCSDPEKPEAPAAIIINLLRKYMLPEASILVTTRPSAIGRIPSKYVGRYGEICGFSDTNLQKLYFQLRLNQPDCGPGAGGVSVTPAQRDHLVQMLTRNLEGHHQIAAACFLPSYCWLVCATLHFLHAPTPAGQTLTSIYTSFLRLNFSGEMLDSTDPSKLSLMAYAARTMGKLAYEGVSSRKTYFSEEDVRGCLEAGVQTEEEFQLLHVFRRDALRFFLAPCVEPGNTGTFVFTVPAMQEYLAALYIVLGLRKTTLQRVGKEVAELVGRVGEDVSLVLGIVAKLLPLRALPLLFNLLKVVPRVFGRVVGKSREAVAQAMVLEMFREEDYYNDDVLDQMGASILGVEGPRRHPDEPPDDEVFELFPMFMGGLLSAHNRAVLAQLGCPIKTLDALENAQAIKKKLGKLGRQVLPPSELLDHLFFHYEFQNQRFSAEVLGSLRQLNLAGVRMTPLKCTVVATVLGSGRHALDEVNLASCQLDPAGLRTLMPVFLRARKLGLQLNSLGPEACRDLRDLLLHDQCQVTTLRLSNNPLMAAGVALLLEGLAGNTSLKHLSLLHTGLGDEGLELLAAQLDRNQQLQELNVAYNGAGDTAALALAKAAWKHPSLELLHLYFNELSSECRQALRDLGSAAEGGARVVVSLTEGTAVSEYWSVILGEVQRNLNSWDRGRVRRHLELLLRDLEDNRGATLNPWRKAQLLRVEGEVRALLEQLGGPGS; encoded by the exons ATGAGGTGGGGCTGCCATTTGCCCAGGGCCTCTTGGAGCCCTGGTCTGAGAAGAGTACTCCAGCCAGCAG ATGAACGTATCCCCTTCCTGATTCACTGGAGTTGGCCCCTTAAAGGGGAGCGCCCTCTTGGGTCCCCAAG GGCCTTTATACGCCACAATGGAAGCTCAGTGGGCAATGGTCCTTCATCCGGGAGGCATGGACAGTTGTTCCGGGGCATTGCTGCATCTG AAGCTCTCCAGCGGCACCGCCACAACCTGGCCGAGTGGTTCAGTCGGCTGCCCAGGGAAGAGCGCCAGTTTGGCCCGACCTTTGCACTAGACACAGTCCATGTCGACCCTGTGATCCGTGAGAGCACCCCTGATGAGCTGCTGCGCCCACTGGCTGAACTGGCCCTGGAGCATCAGCCACCCTCTGCTGGGCTCCCCCCGCTAGCCCTGTCTCAGCTCTTTGACCCAGATGCCTGTGGGCGCCGGGTGCAGACGGTGGTGCTTTATGGGACTGTGGGCACAGGCAAGAGCACGCTGGTGCGCAAGATGGTCTTGGACTGGTGCTATGGGCGGCTGCCAGCCTTCGAGCtgctcattcccttctcctgtgagGACCTGTCATCCCTGGGCCCTGCTCCCGCCTCCTTGTGCCAACTTGTAGCCCAGCGCTACACTCCCCTGAAGGAGATTCTGCCTCTGATGGCCGCTGCCGGTTCCCGCCTGCTCTTTGTGCTCCACGGCTTGGAGCATCTCAACCTCAATTTCTCCTTGGCCAGCACAGGGCTTTGCAGTGACCCCGAGAAGCCAGAGGCGCCAGCTGCCATCATCATCAACCTGCTGCGCAAATACATGTTGCCTGAG GCCAGCATTCTGGTGACCACCCGGCCCTCTGCCATCGGCCGCATCCCCAGCAAGTACGTAGGCCGCTATGGAGAGATCTGTGGCTTCTCCGATACAAACCTCCAGAAGCTCTACTTCCAGCTCCGCCTCAACCAGCCAGACTGCGGGCCCGGAGCTGGGGGGGTATCGGTCACGCCGGCTCAGCGCGACCACCTGGTGCAGATGCTGACCCGGAATCTGGAGGGGCACCATCAGATCGCTGCTGCCTGCTTCCTGCCCTCCTACTGCTGGCTCGTCTGTGCCACCCTGCACTTCCTGCATGCCCCCACGCCGGCCGGCCAGACCCTCACGAGCATCTATACCAGCTTCCTGCGTCTTAACTTCAGTGGGGAGATGCTGGACAGCACTGACCCCTCCAAGTTGTCCCTGATGGCCTATGCGGCCCGAACCATGGGCAAGCTGGCCTACGAGGGTGTGTCCTCCCGCAAGACATACTTCTCTGAAGAGGATGTGCGTGGCTGCCTGGAAGCCGGCGTCCAGACAGAAGAGGAGTTTCAGCTGCTGCATGTTTTCCGCCGAGACGCCCTGCGGTTTTTTCTGGCCCCATGCGTGGAGCCAGGAAACACGGGTACCTTCGTGTTCACtgtgcctgccatgcaggaataCCTGGCTGCCCTCTACATCGTGCTGGGTTTGAGGAAGACAACTCTGCAGAGGGTGGGCAAGGAAGTGGCCGAGCTCGTGGGCCGTGTCGGGGAGGATGTCAGCCTGGTCCTGGGCATCGTGGCCAAGCTGCTGCCCTTGCGGGCCCTGCCACTGCTCTTCAACCTGCTCAAG GTGGTTCCACGAGTGTTTGGGCGCGTGGTGGGTAAGAGCCGTGAGGCGGTGGCCCAGGCCATGGTGCTGGAGATGTTCCGAGAGGAGGACTACTACAACGACGATGTCCTAGACCAGATGGGTGCTAGTATCCTGGGCGTCGAAGGTCCCCGGCGCCACCCGGATGAGCCTCCAGACGATGAAGTCTTTGAGCTTTTCCCCATGTTCATGGGCGGGCTTCTGTCTGCCCACAACCGGGCAGTGCTGGCTCAGCTTGGCTGCCCCATCAAGACCCTGGATGCCCTGGAGAACGCCCAGGCCATCAAGAAGAAGCTGGGCAAGCTGGGCCGGCAGGTGCTGCCCCCCTCGGAGCTCTTAGACCACCTCTTCTTCCACTATGAGTTCCAGAATCAGCGCTTCTCTGCCGAGGTGCTTGGCTCTCTGCGCCAGCTCAACCTGGCAGGCGTGCGCATGACGCCCCTCAAGTGCACGGTGGTGGCAACTGTCCTGGGCAGCGGAAGGCATGCCCTGGACGAGGTGAACTTGGCCTCCTGCCAGCTGGATCCTGCTGGGTTGCGCACGCTCATGCCTGTCTTCCTGCGTGCCCGGAAGCTGGG GTTGCAACTCAACAGCCTGGGCCCTGAGGCCTGCAGGGACCTCCGCGACCTGCTGCTACATGACCAGTGCCAAGTGACCACCCTGCG GCTGTCCAACAACCCGCTGATGGCGGCGGGTGTGGCCCTGCTGCTGGAGGGGCTGGCAGGAAATACGTCCCTGAAACACCTGTCTCTACTGCACACCGGCCTTGGGGATGAGGGCCTGGAGCTGCTGGCTGCCCAGCTGGACCGAAACCAGCAGCTCCAGGAGCTGAACGTGGCCTACAATGGCGCTGGTGACACGGCGGCCCTGGCCTTAGCCAAGGCTGCCTGGAAGCACCCTTCCTTGGAGCTGCTGCA TCTCTACTTCAACGAGCTGAGCTCAGAGTGCCGCCAGGCCCTGCGGGACTTGGGGAGCGCTGCAGAGGGCGGTGCCCGGGTCGTGGTGTCGCTGACGGAGGGGACAGCAGTGTCCGAGTACTGGTCGGTGATCCTGGGTGAAGTCCAGCGGAACCTCAACAGCTGGGATCGGGGCCGGGTCCGGCGCCACCTGGAGCTGCTGCTGAGGGATCTAGAAGACAACCGGGGAGCCACCCTTAATCCCTGGCGTAAGGCCCAGCTGCTGCGGGTGGAGGGCGAGGTCAGGGCCCTCCTGGAGCAGCTGGGCGGCCCTGGAAGCTGA